Proteins encoded in a region of the Candidatus Woesearchaeota archaeon genome:
- a CDS encoding LemA family protein produces the protein METWLIIVIIVGVLLLFIIALYNALIRLRNQVKNSWAQIDVQLKRRNDLIPNLVNTVKGYMKHEKETLENITKARSAIMNASGVDETAKASGELTGMLKSLFAVAENYPDLKANQNFMQLQEEITGTENKIAYSRQHYNDMVMVFNTKIQKFPNNVFAGILSFTEQTSFEATEAEKKNVEVKF, from the coding sequence ATGGAAACATGGTTAATTATAGTTATTATTGTTGGCGTACTTCTGTTATTCATTATAGCATTGTACAACGCTTTAATCCGTCTTCGAAATCAAGTTAAAAATTCTTGGGCTCAAATTGACGTACAATTAAAGCGAAGAAACGATTTAATTCCTAACTTAGTAAATACTGTTAAGGGATATATGAAGCACGAAAAAGAAACGTTAGAAAATATCACTAAGGCTCGATCTGCAATTATGAATGCAAGTGGCGTTGATGAAACTGCAAAAGCTAGTGGTGAACTAACGGGAATGCTTAAGTCTTTATTTGCAGTTGCAGAGAATTATCCTGACCTTAAGGCTAATCAAAACTTCATGCAGCTTCAGGAAGAAATTACTGGCACAGAGAATAAAATCGCATATTCGCGTCAACATTACAACGACATGGTTATGGTCTTTAATACAAAGATTCAGAAATTTCCAAACAACGTCTTTGCTGGGATATTAAGTTTCACAGAGCAAACATCTTTTGAAGCAACAGAAGCAGAAAAGAAAAACGTTGAAGTTAAGTTTTAG
- the rpsJ gene encoding 30S ribosomal protein S10, whose amino-acid sequence MQKARIKLASSDINKINETCDYIKGIAEKTGVVLRGPIPLPTKKLKVTTRKSPSGEGKASWDRFEMRIHKRLIDIGVDERALRLIMRVPIPEGLNIEIEMV is encoded by the coding sequence ATGCAGAAAGCAAGAATTAAACTAGCAAGTTCAGACATTAATAAAATCAACGAGACCTGCGACTACATTAAAGGTATCGCTGAGAAAACTGGTGTCGTTCTTCGTGGGCCAATTCCTTTGCCTACAAAGAAGCTAAAAGTGACTACAAGAAAAAGCCCGAGTGGAGAAGGTAAAGCTTCTTGGGATCGCTTTGAAATGAGAATTCATAAAAGACTCATTGACATTGGCGTTGACGAACGGGCTCTTCGACTTATCATGAGAGTTCCAATTCCAGAAGGTTTGAATATTGAGATTGAAATGGTGTAA
- a CDS encoding acyltransferase, with protein MKREIKTLLKSDEKVIHLDITARDRISVWKKVRCPLVPVLNHFVLNCSKNLFVFMGLKRCLLRLVGVHVGKRVGIAPGLIDPLIPSLITFEDDAVIGLGSHLLVHEITQDDVKIGKIHVGKKAIIGAYATVHCGVSIGENAIVAMGSVVTKDVPAGEIWGGIPAKKIK; from the coding sequence ATGAAGAGGGAGATTAAAACGCTTTTGAAGAGCGATGAAAAAGTTATTCATCTAGATATTACAGCAAGAGACAGAATTTCTGTATGGAAGAAGGTACGCTGTCCTCTCGTTCCAGTTTTGAATCATTTCGTACTTAATTGTTCTAAGAATTTATTTGTCTTCATGGGACTGAAACGTTGTCTGCTACGACTTGTTGGTGTTCATGTTGGTAAGCGAGTTGGTATTGCGCCAGGACTCATCGACCCACTCATTCCCAGTTTGATTACATTTGAAGATGATGCAGTTATTGGACTGGGAAGCCATTTACTTGTGCACGAAATTACGCAAGACGATGTGAAAATTGGAAAAATACATGTAGGAAAGAAAGCAATAATTGGCGCTTATGCAACTGTGCATTGCGGTGTGAGCATTGGAGAAAATGCAATTGTTGCTATGGGAAGCGTTGTGACAAAAGACGTTCCTGCTGGAGAAATCTGGGGCGGCATACCAGCAAAGAAGATAAAGTGA
- the tuf gene encoding translation elongation factor EF-1 subunit alpha — MAEKEHINLVFIGHVDHGKSTTVGRLMFDSGTISEQQLRKLREKAEQLGKAGFEFAYVMDGLKEEQERGVTIDLAHKKFETDKYYFTVIDAPGHRDFVKNMITGASQADAGVLVVAANDGVNSQTKEHVFLSRTLGVTQLIVAINKMDLQDYAEARYKAVVEEVSALLKSVGYNPADIKFIPIASLKGDNVVKKSENMTWYSGPTILEAMNELAVPDKPVDLALRMPVQDVYNITGIGVVPVGRIETGILKVGDKVVAMPGREGTGVHGECKTIEMHHELMQKAGPGDNVGISVRGFGKKDLARGDVIGAESNPPTVVSEFTGQIVVLNHPSVITVGYTPVFHIHTSQVACQVTEIIKKVSPEAVDKPDFIRNGDAAVVRIKPTVPLVIEKKEEFPQMANFAIRDSGSTVAAGMCIDLVKKA; from the coding sequence ATGGCAGAAAAAGAACACATCAATTTGGTATTTATTGGTCATGTTGACCATGGTAAATCAACAACTGTTGGACGATTAATGTTTGATAGTGGCACCATCAGCGAACAGCAACTTCGAAAACTTCGAGAAAAAGCAGAACAGCTTGGTAAAGCTGGTTTTGAATTTGCATACGTTATGGATGGTCTAAAAGAAGAACAAGAACGTGGCGTAACTATTGATCTTGCTCACAAAAAGTTTGAAACAGACAAATATTACTTTACGGTTATTGATGCTCCAGGTCACAGAGACTTTGTTAAGAACATGATTACTGGTGCTTCACAAGCAGATGCTGGTGTTTTAGTTGTTGCAGCTAACGACGGTGTTAACTCACAAACTAAAGAACACGTTTTCCTAAGTCGAACACTTGGAGTTACACAATTAATTGTTGCAATCAACAAGATGGACTTACAAGACTATGCTGAAGCTCGATACAAAGCAGTTGTCGAAGAAGTTTCTGCTTTACTAAAAAGTGTAGGTTATAATCCTGCTGATATTAAATTTATTCCAATCGCTTCACTTAAAGGCGATAATGTAGTAAAGAAAAGCGAAAACATGACTTGGTATTCAGGTCCAACAATTCTAGAAGCTATGAATGAGTTAGCTGTTCCTGACAAACCTGTAGACTTAGCACTACGTATGCCTGTTCAAGACGTTTACAACATTACCGGTATCGGTGTTGTTCCTGTAGGCCGAATTGAAACTGGTATTCTAAAAGTTGGTGACAAAGTTGTTGCAATGCCTGGTCGAGAAGGAACAGGTGTTCATGGTGAATGTAAGACTATTGAAATGCATCATGAATTAATGCAAAAAGCAGGACCTGGTGATAACGTCGGTATTTCTGTTCGAGGTTTTGGTAAAAAAGACCTTGCACGTGGCGATGTTATTGGCGCAGAAAGTAATCCTCCAACTGTTGTGAGTGAATTCACTGGTCAAATTGTTGTTCTTAACCATCCTAGCGTTATTACTGTTGGTTATACACCGGTTTTCCATATTCACACCAGCCAAGTCGCTTGTCAAGTAACTGAAATTATTAAAAAGGTAAGTCCTGAAGCAGTGGACAAACCTGATTTCATCCGAAACGGAGATGCAGCGGTTGTTAGAATTAAACCAACTGTTCCTCTGGTAATTGAAAAGAAAGAAGAATTTCCGCAAATGGCAAACTTTGCTATTCGAGACTCCGGTTCAACCGTTGCTGCGGGAATGTGTATTGACTTAGTCAAAAAGGCCTAA